From a region of the Phaseolus vulgaris cultivar G19833 chromosome 6, P. vulgaris v2.0, whole genome shotgun sequence genome:
- the LOC137832672 gene encoding LOW QUALITY PROTEIN: G-type lectin S-receptor-like serine/threonine-protein kinase At1g11300 (The sequence of the model RefSeq protein was modified relative to this genomic sequence to represent the inferred CDS: inserted 1 base in 1 codon), translated as MVFPTHTCLLNAVFLVFFIIFLGLSSARDTLRYSESIRDSEIVTSNDSVFILGFFSPQNSTHRYVGIWYLSDSNIIWVANRDQPLLDSSGVLKISKDGNLVLVXWSSNVSNTATMNSTAQISHYGNLVLKDDSTGQTIWESFEHPCDAAVPTMKISANKITGQKIQFVSRKSASDPSTGYFSASLERLHAPEVFIWINGTRPYWRTGPWNGRIFIGTPLMSTGYLYGWSVGYEGNDIVYLTYSFADPSSFGILTLSPEGKLKLVRYYNKKQGLTLDLGLSDCDVYGTCGAFGSCNGQSSPICSCLSGYQPRNQEEWRMKNWTSGCVRKVPLNCERLDNGSEAVQEDRFLKLETMKVPDFAERLDVEEGQCGTQCLKNCSCLAYAYDAGIGCLYWTRDLIDLQKFQTAGIDLYIRLAHSEFQSSNAQEHTNKRRGKGLIIEITLATAAAIIILAICAFLAIRRFHSSKRTAKNSGSQNQRVTAVQKSAKLDELPLFDFEVVANATNSFHLANTLGKGGFGPVYKGLLSDGQEIAVKRLSRASGQGVEEFMNEVVVISKLQHRNLVKLLGCCIEGDEKMLIYEFMPNKSLDAFIFDPLRRKVLDWTKRFTVVEGVARGLIYLHRDSRLKIIHRDLKASNILLDADMNPKISDFGLARIHKGEDEVNTKRVVGTYGYMSPEYAMEGLFSEKSDVYSFGVLLLEIISGKRNTSFRNDDQSLSLIGYAWNLWNEDNISFLVDPEISASGSENHILRCIHIAFLCVQEVAKTRPTMTTVLSMLNSEISHLPPPRQVAFVQKQSSSSLESSSRENHCNSNNHVTLTDIQGR; from the exons ATGGTTTTCCCAACTCACACTTGTTTGCTAAATGCTGTTTTCTTAGtatttttcatcatttttctgGGTTTGAGTTCTGCCAGGGACACTCTTAGATATTCTGAATCCATCCGAGACTCAGAGATAGTAACCTCAAACGACAGTGTCTTCATACTTGGTTTCTTCAGCCCTCAGAATTCAACGCACCGCTATGTAGGAATCTGGTATCTCTCTGACTCCAACATCATATGGGTAGCTAATAGAGACCAACCACTCCTTGATTCTTCTGGGGTTTTGAAAATCTCCAAAGATGGTAACCTGGTTCTAG GATGGTCGTCCAATGTGTCAAACACTGCAACAATGAATTCCACTGCTCAAATTTCCCATTATGGGAATCTAGTGCTGAAAGATGACTCCACGGGACAGACCATATGGGAGAGTTTCGAGCATCCTTGTGATGCAGCAGTGCCAACCATGAAGATCAGTGCTAACAAAATCACAGGTCAGAAAATACAGTTTGTGTCAAGGAAAAGTGCTTCCGATCCTTCTACTGGCTATTTCTCTGCTTCTCTTGAACGTTTGCATGCTCCAGAGGTGTTTATATGGATTAATGGAACTCGACCTTATTGGAGGACTGGTCCATGGAATGGTAGAATCTTCATTGGGACACCATTGATGTCAACTGGGTATCTTTATGGATGGAGTGTAGGATATGAAGGAAATGATATTGTTTATCTAACTTACAGTTTTGCTGACCCATCTTCATTTGGAATCCTTACCCTGTCTCCAGAAGGAAAGCTTAAATTGGTAAGGTATTATAACAAAAAGCAAGGGTTGACTTTGGATCTAGGACTTTCTGATTGCGATGTTTATGGCACATGTGGGGCATTTGGAAGCTGTAACGGGCAGAGTTCACCAATATGTAGCTGTTTGAGTGGATATCAGCCCAGGAATCAAGAGGAGTGGAGAATGAAAAATTGGACTAGTGGGTGTGTGAGAAAGGTGCCACTAAATTGTGAGAGGTTAGACAATGGGAGTGAAGCTGTGCAAGAAGATAGATTTTTGAAACTTGAAACAATGAAAGTACCAGATTTTGCGGAGAGATTAGATGTTGAGGAAGGCCAGTGTGGAACACAGTGCTTGAAGAATTGCTCTTGTTTGGCGTATGCATATGATGCTGGCATTGGGTGCTTGTATTGGACCAGAGACTTAATTGACTTGCAAAAATTCCAAACTGCAGGCATTGATCTCTACATCCGTCTCGCCCATTCAGAATTTCAATCGA GTAATGCACAAGAGCATACTAACAAAAGAAGAGGCAAGGGATTAATCATCGAAATTACATTGGCAACTGCTGCAGCAATAATCATCTTGGCCATCTGTGCTTTTCTAGCCATTCGTAGATTTCACTCGAGTAAGAGAACTGCTAAAAATTCGG GAAGTCAGAATCAAAGAGTGACTGCGGTCCAGAAATCAGCTAAACTGGATGAGCTACCGTTATTTGATTTTGAAGTCGTCGCAAATGCTACAAACAGTTTTCACTTAGCTAATACGCTTGGAAAGGGTGGTTTTGGTCCAGTTTACAAG GGACTATTGTCAGATGGTCAGGAAATTGCAGTGAAAAGACTCTCCAGAGCATCTGGACAAGGTGTGGAAGAATTTATGAATGAAGTGGTGGTGATTTCTAAACTTCAACATCGCAATCTTGTAAAACTTCTTGGCTGCTGCATTGAAGGAGACGAGAAAATGCTCATCTATGAATTCATGCCAAATAAAAGTTTGGATGCATTCATCTTTG ATCCACTCCGGCGGAAAGTTCTAGACTGGACAAAACGTTTTACTGTAGTTGAAGGAGTTGCTCGCGGCTTAATCTATCTCCACAGAGATTCtagattaaaaattatacatagaGATTTGAAGGCAAGTAATATCTTACTAGATGCAGATATGAATCCAAAGATATCAGACTTTGGTTTGGCTAGAATACATAAAGGGGAGGATGAAGTTAACACTAAGAGGGTTGTTGGCACATA tggCTACATGTCCCCTGAATATGCAATGGAAGGATTATTTTCTGAGAAATCAGATGTATATAGCTTTGGAGTTTTGTTACTGGAGATTATTAGTGGAAAAAGAAACACTAGTTTTCGTAATGATGATCAGTCTCTCAGCCTCATAGGATAT GCGTGGAATCTATGGAACGAAGACAATATTAGCTTTTTGGTTGATCCAGAGATATCAGCTTCAGGATCTGAGAATCATATTTTGAGGTGCATCCATATAGCATTTCTTTGTGTGCAAGAAGTTGCAAAAACTAGACCAACTATGACTACTGTGCTCTCGATGCTTAACAGTGAGATATCCCATCTACCTCCTCCTAGGCAAGTTGCATTTGTTCAGAAGCAAAGTTCATCAAGTTTAGAGTCTTCTTCTCGAGAAAATCATTGTAACTCCAACAACCATGTAACTCTTACTGATATCCAGGgaagataa